The genomic stretch CATACCTTGATTCAGGACATATTGGCGGCGTAGCACTTGACGTTTTTGTAGCAGAGCCACCAGAAGAGGATCATCCCCTCCTTCGTTATGATCAAGTGATTGCCACTCCACACCTTGGAGCGTCTACGAAAGAAGCGCAGCTTAACGTCGCTGCTCAAGTAGCAGAAGAAGTCCTGCATTTTCTAAAAGAAAAACCAATTCGAAACGCAATCAACTTACCCGGTTTTTCAAAGGAAGAATATGAAAAGATTAAACCCTATTATGAACTTACACGTAAAATGGGTAGCATTCTTTCCCAATGTATGAAATCAGCTGCGAATTTAGTTGACGTAACGTATGCAGGTAAGTTGACTGAATTGGACACCGCTATTTTAACAAGAAACTTGATGGCCTCTTTCCTAAAATCAAGACTAGATACCACTGTAAATGAAGTAAATGCACCTTCTATTGCGAGAGAAAGAGGCATTACTTATGGGGAAAAGCATAGTTCTGAAACACATGGTTACTCGAATCTTATTTCAGTTTCGGTACAAGGAGACAAAGAAGCCTTCTCCCTTCAAGGTACTTACATTAAAGAATATGGCGATCGAATTACACAATTAAATGGGTTCGATATCGACTTCCACCCTCAGGGCCATCTTCTCTATATACAACATAACGATCGTCCAGGCGTTATTGGTAATGTAGGAAAAGTACTTGGTGAACACCGCATTAACATTGCCACGATGCAAGTTGGTAGAAAAACGGCTGGGGGCGAAGCGATTATGATGTTATCATTTGATGCGCCATTGCCTAAAAACATCGAAGAAACACTAGAAGATGTTCAGGATATCGTGAAAGTTGAGCAAATTGGTGGTGTTTAAACATCAAAAAAGGAACAAGAGCATTTTGCTCTCGTTCCTTTTTTTATAAATTAATTGGTTTACGTTCTCCCTTTTTAAATGTCATCAGTTTT from Bacillus sp. Cs-700 encodes the following:
- the serA gene encoding phosphoglycerate dehydrogenase, with product MAYVLVTDGIKEDGLQPLLNESTLTCDIGSLNDFSDRLDQYEALLVRSATKVTAEVLDQMPALRIVARAGVGVDNIDIDAATKRGVIVVNAPDGNTISTTEHTFAMMASLARNIPQGTSSLKSGKWMRKQYVGTELHGKTLGIVGMGRIGTELSRRARAFGMDVVVFDPFLTNDRAEKLDVQSVEFNHLLATADIITVHTPLTEKTRGLLNEETLAKTKKGVFLINCARGGIIDEEALIPYLDSGHIGGVALDVFVAEPPEEDHPLLRYDQVIATPHLGASTKEAQLNVAAQVAEEVLHFLKEKPIRNAINLPGFSKEEYEKIKPYYELTRKMGSILSQCMKSAANLVDVTYAGKLTELDTAILTRNLMASFLKSRLDTTVNEVNAPSIARERGITYGEKHSSETHGYSNLISVSVQGDKEAFSLQGTYIKEYGDRITQLNGFDIDFHPQGHLLYIQHNDRPGVIGNVGKVLGEHRINIATMQVGRKTAGGEAIMMLSFDAPLPKNIEETLEDVQDIVKVEQIGGV